In Calliopsis andreniformis isolate RMS-2024a chromosome 6, iyCalAndr_principal, whole genome shotgun sequence, a single genomic region encodes these proteins:
- the LOC143180437 gene encoding uncharacterized protein LOC143180437: MWLLAITISAIIASSFSEKTLDLSGKNLKKEDFFLKLQSQITKDNITDLILRNNEFDSFLDCSTNLANLKTLDLSHNHLQRFFFLCKNEYNLQVLNVSHNKLEYIDDKALNDRISKLKILDLSSNKLSIVNETMLEHFKVLEYLSIANNPINDGTHENAFWNLTALRYLSLSNISATYFPSQLFKALTNLSTLDLSGNPIKTIPLLPTNLVELDLSSTQISKIQNVSLPQLRELKLNNMQNLKELSLNDFENLTSLEIISLDGSKKLVQLKLYPSNGRLLPRLQRLSMNNCGVMTLDYSLLPIIKRTPVFQLQGNPWVCDCKMQWINMLNATKSLSREIQCSFPNQHNGKRLSEVSSYELECPRNLLLFHPVLWACILILVVSIMLALGFFLLRRPMGHWDIRRKNRETVSYTNVDECSNDMVRILAVGEPADRNEE, encoded by the exons ATGTGGCTACTCGCAATCACGATTTCCGCTATAATTGCCTCGTCGTTCTCGGAGAAGACG CTCGATCTATCGGGTAAGAACTTGAAGAAGGAAGATTTCTTCTTGAAGCTCCAATCGCAGATCACTAAGGACAATATCACCGACCTCATCCTTCGTAACAACGAGTTCGACAGCTTCCTCGATTGCTCCACTAACCTTGCGAACCTCAAGACACTGGATTTGTCGCATAATCACCTTCAACGATTCTTTTTTCTCTGCAAAAATGAATACAATTTGCAGGTGCTAAACGTCAGCCACAATAAACTGGAATATATCGACGACAAGGCCCTCAACGACCGAATCTCGAAGCTCAAGATTCTCGATCTCTCATCGAACAAACTATCGATTGTTAACGAAACTATGCTGGAGCATTTCAAA GTTTTAGAGTACCTTTCGATAGCTAATAATCCGATCAACGATGGAACCCATGAAAACGCGTTCTGGAATTTAACAGCACTGCGTTACTTGAGTCTGAGTAACATTTCAGCGACATATTTCCCTTCGCAACTCTTCAAAGCATTAACTAACTTATCCACTTTGGATTTATCTGGAAACCCCATAAAAACTATTCCCTTACTACCAACCAACCTAGTAGAGCTCGATTTATCCAGCACGCAGATTTCGAAAATACAAAATGTCTCTCTACCCCAGTTACGAGAACTCAAGCTAAATAATATGCAAAACCTAAAAGAGTTGTCTTTAAATGATTTTGAGAATCTCACCAGCTTGGAAATAATATCCTTAGACGGCTCGAAAAAACTGGTCCAGTTGAAACTGTATCCCTCTAATGGACGCCTTCTGCCACGACTGCAGCGCCTCTCGATGAACAACTGCGGTGTAATGACGCTGGATTACAGCCTTCTGCCAATAATAAAGAGAACGCCAGTTTTCCAGCTGCAGGGAAACCCTTGGGTTTGCGACTGCAAAATGCAATGGATAAACATGTTAAACGCAACCAAGTCTCTTAGCCGAGAAATACA ATGCAGCTTTCCCAATCAACATAATGGCAAACGATTAAGCGAGGTATCGAGTTACGAATTGGAGTGCCCGAGGAACTTGCTGTTATTCCATCCTGTGTTGTGGGCCtgcatcttaatactcgtcgtgTCGATTATGCTAGCGCTTGGCTTCTTCCTGTTAAGACGACCGATGGGTCACTGGGATATCAGGCGAAAAAATCGTGAGACAGTGTCCTACACGAATGTCGACGAATGCTCGAACGACATGGTCAGAATTCTGGCAGTCGGCGAACCAGCGGATCGTAACGAGGAATGA
- the Aos1 gene encoding SUMO1 activating enzyme subunit 1: protein MVEDKNQNVELTDHEAELYDRQIRLWGLESQKRLRAAKVLLIGLNGFGAEVAKNIILAGVKAVTFLDHRNVTAEDRCSQFLTPTDLIGKNRAEASLQRAQNLNQMVQMEADTSNIDDKPDTYFSNFDVVCATQCTITQLKKINDACRKHNVKFFAGDVWGTLGYTFADLIVHEYAEDVVQVKKVQLSENDGPSQKEKIESITVTEKRVDTFVPFKSILNVEKSSIPKESEIYYMMLIMLNYREKYGKDPLPSERGSDNFKAEVAAVIERYELEDKLNHFAEGDVYAQISPVCAIVGGIMGQEIIKTVSQKGAPHNNLFIFNPDTLCGKILKLGQ, encoded by the exons ATGGTTGAAGACAAAAATCAAAATGTTGAATTAACTGATCATGAGGCGGAATTATATGATAGACAAATTCGCCTGTGGGGCTTAGAATCTCAAAAGCG CTTACGGGCAGCTAAAGTCTTATTGATAGGCTTAAATGGTTTTGGAGCAGAAGTAGCAAAAAATATTATTCTAGCAGGGGTGAAAGCAGTTACATTTTTAGACCATAGAAATGTAACAGCTGAAGATCGATGCTCCCAATTTTTGACACCTAcagatttaataggaaaaaat AGGGCTGAAGCATCTCTACAGAGAGCACAGAATTTAAATCAGATGGTTCAAATGGAAGCAGATACATCTAATATTGATGATAAGCCAGACACATATTTTAGCAATTTTGACGTTGTTTGTGCCACACAGTGCACCATTACTCAATTAAAGAAAATCAATGATGCCTGTAGAAAGCACAATGTCAAATTCTTTGCTGGAGATGTCTGGGGGACATTGGGCTATACTTTCGCAGATTTAATTGTACATGAATATGCAGA AGATGTAGTACAGGTAAAAAAGGTACAACTCTCAGAAAATGATGGTCCTTCGCAAAAAGAAAAGATTGAAAGTATAACTGTGACGGAAAAGCGCGTGGACACATTTGTACCTTTTAAGTCTATTTTAAATGTTGAAAAGTCTTCTATCCCTAAGGAATCAGAGATATATTATATGATGTTAATAATGCTCAATTATCGCGAGAAATATGGCAAAGATCCATTACCTAGCGAAAGGGGTTCTGACAATTTTAAAGCCGAGGTTGCGGCAGTAATCGAAAGATACGAACTTGAGGATAAACTAAATCATTTTGCTGA GGGCGATGTGTACGCTCAAATTAGTCCAGTGTGTGCCATTGTCGGTGGTATTATGGGGcaagaaataattaaaacagtctcACAGAAAGGCGCACCGCACAATAATTTGTTCATCTTTAACCCAGACACATTGTGTGGAAAAATTTTAAAACTGGGTCAGTAA
- the LOC143180373 gene encoding FERRY endosomal RAB5 effector complex subunit 3, whose product MNMPEEEYVEKTFLYKFPTCTTNQEYLLEVPLKIPYHGSVKELMHRIMSSFKLPCYVESDLLESLEHTIKKLTLEFYDEKAEKALENAKSGSLDLEEIIKNWEKVYKQKTVEYADPIGTTDEELFAAAYHRLVHSPSLEPILQAEHKFGRDVTEVIQLRDSQYEQLTQKQTEEMRVALEALEAGSTEKSINEMAGRHFEEQSLLQGHWGSRVDALKLEQRRQYRNWIMRLLEEQQTNMLPTPVGSPMVSMPPMRPALDNFVHSEDKNTADYPVLEESFTIHLGSQMKQMHNIRILTGDILDFCRTKKSDSGMDPTPQRLQTALGLYSNDLCGLVLLSDNHLGSYSGITKELCSICQLTTEFHFLPIDEQLEKIREDVKDAVAWRQAHHKEGNDSQTKKSTSSKSLQTGDVYITRHSNLAQVHVIFHMVVNDSLRSGDINSRHPVILGLRNILKTACCNDVTTLTIPVLLVHEMSEDMTVAWCTKRAELVFKCVKGFMIEMASWGGAELKNLQFLVPKGMSEEVFGTLATMLPSIFRVSNPLVFKATSTPQTPKK is encoded by the exons ATGAATATGCCTGAGGAAGAGTATGTGGAAAAgacatttttatataaatttccAACATGTACAACAAATCAAGAATATCTGTTGGAAGTGCCATTAAAAATACCATACCATGGTTCAGTCAAAGAACTCATGCACCGTATAATGTCATCCTTCAAATTACCATGTTATGTGGAATCCGACTTATTAGAATCTTTGGAACACACTATAAAAAAGCTGACATTAGAATTTTATGATGAAAAGGCAGAGAAAGCTCTGGAGAATGCAAAATCAGGGAGCTTAGACCTTGAAGAGATAATAAAGAATTGGGAAAAAGTCTATAAACAAAAAACAGTAGAATATGCAGATCCAATTGGAACAACTGATGAAGAATTATTTGCTGCTGCATATCATAGATTAGTACATTCACCATCACTGGAGCCTATACTACAAGCAGAGCACAAATTTGGAAGAGATGTTACTGAGGTCATTCAATTGAGAGATTCACAGTATGAGCAACTCACGCAAAA ACAAACTGAAGAAATGCGCGTCGCTTTGGAAGCCCTGGAAGCCGGTTCCACCGAAAAATCTATCAATGAGATGGCTGGGCGACATTTTGAAGAGCAAAGTCTACTACAAGGTCACTGGGGATCAAGAGTTGACGCGTTGAAATTAGAACAAAGGCGACAATATCGTAATTGGATCATGAGGTTATTGGAAGAGCAGCAAACTAATATGCTACCTACTCCAGT GGGTTCCCCAATGGTGTCAATGCCACCGATGCGACCCGCGTTAGACAATTTCGTTCATAGCGAAGACAAAAACACGGCGGATTACCCTGTTTTAGAGGAGAGCTTCACTATACACTTGGGCTCCCAGATGAAGCAAATGCACAATATACGTATACTGACTGGGGATATATTAGACTTTTGTAGAACAAAGAAGAGTGATTCTGG GATGGACCCAACACCCCAAAGGCTGCAGACAGCTTTAGGATTGTATTCTAATGATTTATGTGGATTAGTATTGTTGAGTGACAATCATTTGGGAAGTTATTCTGGAATAACAAAAG AATTATGCTCCATATGTCAATTGACAACAGAGTTTCACTTTCTACCAATTGATGAGCAATTAGAAAAAATTCGTGAAGACGTGAAGGACGCGGTCGCCTGGAGGCAAGCGCACCATAAAGAAGGAAATGATTCACAA ACGAAAAAGTCGACTAGTAGCAAGAGTTTACAAACAGGAGACGTCTACATTACGAGGCACTCGAATTTAGCACAAGTTCACGTAATTTTCCACATGGTAGTGAATGACTCTTTGAGATCGG GCGATATCAATTCGAGGCACCCCGTTATTTTAGGACTgcgaaatattttgaaaactgCTTGCTGTAATGATGTAACTACTCTGACCATTCCTGTACTCCTTGTCCACGAAATGTCAGAG GATATGACCGTCGCTTGGTGCACAAAAAGAGCAGAATTAGTTTTTAAATGTGTGAAAGGATTTATGATAGAGATGGCATCTTGGGGTGGCGCAGAATTGAAAAATCTACAATTCCTTGTTCCGAAG GGAATGTCCGAGGAAGTATTCGGCACATTAGCCACAATGTTGCCCAGCATATTTCGAGTGTCGAACCCGCTAGTGTTCAAGGCGACGAGTACACCCCAAACCCCAAAAAAGTGA